One stretch of Natrinema salaciae DNA includes these proteins:
- a CDS encoding BREX protein BrxB domain-containing protein — MTTKRPFHDFTERLAQFADGRRGIRNPFVIVPVQPKYERRVAERLTEWATNPHRTEEFPDDGTVQVLRLDELFVETDVFELAVDLGENSQPATITETMQDRLAEELVAVMVEKIDAPAQQRHVVLLTHLGSLYPFTRASELLDELDRRNVQSTIGIPFPGDIVGGKLSFFGEESRNYYPAHQIEGRVEGVHLQ, encoded by the coding sequence ATGACGACCAAACGTCCCTTCCACGACTTCACGGAGCGGCTCGCACAGTTCGCCGACGGACGACGCGGCATCCGAAACCCATTCGTGATCGTCCCCGTCCAACCGAAGTACGAGCGACGGGTCGCCGAACGGCTCACCGAGTGGGCGACGAACCCGCATCGTACCGAGGAGTTCCCGGATGACGGAACCGTCCAAGTCCTCCGGCTGGACGAACTGTTCGTCGAAACCGACGTCTTCGAACTCGCGGTCGACCTCGGCGAGAACAGCCAACCGGCGACGATCACCGAAACGATGCAAGACCGATTAGCCGAGGAACTCGTCGCGGTTATGGTCGAGAAAATCGACGCCCCAGCCCAGCAGCGACACGTCGTTCTCCTCACGCACCTCGGGAGCCTCTACCCGTTTACGCGTGCGTCGGAACTGCTCGACGAACTCGACCGCCGCAACGTCCAGTCTACAATCGGCATTCCGTTCCCCGGAGACATCGTCGGTGGGAAACTGAGCTTCTTCGGCGAGGAATCGCGCAACTACTACCCGGCCCACCAGATCGAAGGTCGGGTTGAGGGGGTGCATCTCCAATGA
- a CDS encoding PDDEXK family nuclease — protein sequence MLRVGDEEDVSTLETVSLKDEGFREDDLREWIINSPESILGEDFRLIGREISVKQIGDGIDLLAIDRDANVVAIELKRGALKPKVDFQGLKYAAYTSHWDYSKLRDQFEKFKSTTWGRTLYEEETTFTEVLDEFCNEDYTLNQDQRIVFVGESVRERLDIVLRWLSDRSIDISVIEFQLLKDGDRLYLDAEQTIPTPEHTVTDVSPDTSDEPWKEDGQSWHLNERSNEETAGLLEDVTAALQELEFLNGPEWGQKHYVAFNKGRKRRIAIRTKRTLFHIDLYDVDTASLDAAEIADALGIDAESVAVKEDMRGSGRSGVRITCNPNQEIDFDALESQAREILGETTE from the coding sequence ATGCTTAGAGTCGGAGACGAAGAAGACGTTTCCACATTAGAGACGGTCTCCCTGAAGGACGAGGGGTTTCGTGAGGACGACCTCCGGGAGTGGATCATCAATAGTCCCGAGAGCATCCTCGGTGAGGACTTTCGGCTTATCGGTCGGGAGATTTCCGTGAAGCAGATCGGCGATGGCATTGATCTCCTCGCCATCGACCGAGACGCCAACGTCGTCGCCATCGAACTCAAACGAGGCGCGCTGAAGCCGAAGGTCGATTTTCAGGGGCTCAAGTACGCCGCCTACACCTCGCACTGGGATTACTCCAAGCTCCGCGACCAGTTCGAGAAGTTCAAGTCCACGACGTGGGGGCGGACGCTCTACGAGGAGGAGACCACGTTTACCGAGGTACTCGACGAGTTCTGCAACGAGGACTACACGCTCAATCAGGATCAGCGAATCGTCTTCGTCGGTGAATCTGTCCGCGAGCGGCTGGACATCGTACTCCGGTGGCTTAGCGACAGATCGATCGACATCTCCGTCATCGAGTTCCAGCTCCTCAAGGACGGCGACCGGCTGTATCTTGACGCAGAGCAGACGATCCCGACACCAGAACACACCGTGACGGACGTAAGTCCCGACACCTCTGACGAGCCGTGGAAGGAGGACGGACAGAGTTGGCACCTCAACGAGCGTTCAAACGAGGAAACAGCCGGTTTGCTGGAAGACGTCACAGCCGCGCTGCAGGAACTGGAGTTCCTCAACGGGCCGGAGTGGGGGCAGAAGCACTACGTCGCGTTCAACAAGGGCCGAAAACGTCGCATCGCGATCCGGACGAAGCGGACGCTGTTCCACATCGACCTGTACGACGTCGATACGGCGTCGCTTGATGCTGCAGAGATTGCGGATGCACTCGGGATCGATGCCGAGTCGGTCGCAGTCAAAGAGGATATGCGGGGCAGTGGTCGAAGCGGAGTGAGAATCACCTGTAACCCGAATCAGGAGATCGATTTCGACGCGCTTGAATCTCAGGCTCGGGAGATACTCGGCGAGACTACCGAGTGA
- the pglX gene encoding BREX-5 system adenine-specific DNA-methyltransferase PglX, whose protein sequence is MDGQSTQPRKAQLDKEEREHLEDVVTEMRDRVEANVRYQLEDEYDLDEKPDDDASLSEEQEDLVEAIELEAADGHNWHEAHKQYITGVGYTIVNRLAALRCMEVRDFIDDEVTAFRDDGLTPAADRLVTEEFMLEEEAVLEAYRNACDDLAEEIEILFDRSTAYSLIDPDDDTFEDICGMLDEVADEVWRADDVLGWVYEYYNRPVVEALDAKNTLEPEDVGPANQFYTPHWVVRMLTDNSLGKLYLEATEQESAVPEPEALSPEKRKERLVTPEDSPSVPELCTYLIPDEEPGAAPEFDHPSELRVIDPACGSGHFLLYAFDVLERIWWEEEDDLDRAEIPAKVLEHNLYGVDIDLRSCQLSAFNLYLKARTRAEEEDGQFEMPNVDIVCADARVAEVEEGAEVLDEITGEGTDLREALGEIIETFQHTEALGSLLDVSGTLEDVFESGQTGLSDWGDGTHQSLNSFLKALREAVDERSSDSFGEQNLKSFLNLLVVLTQEYDVALMNPPYGMRGRMPNGVKSYVSDNYEYYQEYYVNFFEVCERLSKGNGRVGMLVPWSFMFRKVFESFRVDFVGDDRSFDFLAEFGYDVLDNATVGTVGTVVRTGTSDDNTDGKFIRLHDVSKSEKERTYIDSVFEDEYDGTIRRVYTRDTSEFSLVPGASISYWVPMELRRLYNSEAVLDAENGDLPEKTSLSDVKQGIISGDNTRFLNKFWEAPEEGILFPPLSDGGTDTWLLPRIKDRILWENDGAEIKRYSGSRPQNTDFYFTEGISFNRRKRSGRHFGYMHPDSIFSESGTALFPENCDSWALTSYLNSRLLTYLKLAQTFERKWEISTVARLPVPEVVFENEDELAANARDQVANVLARRSTEFTSPHFSGTLAAQMLGYGNPNPPDHPHRSLLDEIDWEIPSEVEPETSIEELAKRGEEYLKRLNRNLEQSARETDKLLFDQLDLDEDLRREVLQEVELRTIDDPLTEWTRDDSGAERGDTPSVSPSELARDLILQFSIDIVRNNDDGIVPLSSVDGEDELLTHIESKFEHVWGEHATDRLAEVDEVLGNRSAGDEAYPNLRAWLEDDLFEYHISKFDRTPILWRFSTERLVSDPDGEGFGCLVDYHQLDASIFDRLQNQYLEPRRAYLRERRAAANSRRNDESLSASERADAAEEYERCESGLEQLSVFEEQLGELAESNPREWPDGNQELAAEAAERVAEFRERTASRLSTLETLADLEDVDMEDLFSPSFYETVQGNKDEWINALDDLQAAFEAYAGDGSEPVEAHLYDLFEYYDDLVGSSHYASNGILFMTYYFDQFEDAGQAQIGDAGVSERQRLLSELAADVDEYTQLAEEISDDCDEVAADIPDDWEERALSEVTTTGYQPVHKHGVAINITPLAEKDIVPEIVEDKVI, encoded by the coding sequence ATGGACGGACAATCTACCCAACCCCGCAAGGCCCAGCTCGACAAAGAAGAACGTGAGCACCTCGAAGACGTCGTCACCGAGATGCGCGACCGCGTCGAGGCGAACGTTCGCTACCAGCTCGAGGACGAGTACGACCTCGACGAGAAACCGGACGACGACGCGTCCCTGAGCGAGGAGCAGGAAGACCTCGTCGAAGCCATCGAACTCGAAGCCGCCGACGGTCACAACTGGCACGAAGCCCACAAGCAGTACATCACGGGCGTCGGATACACGATCGTCAATCGGCTGGCCGCGCTCCGCTGTATGGAGGTTCGGGACTTCATCGATGACGAGGTCACGGCCTTCCGCGACGACGGCCTCACGCCGGCCGCCGACCGACTGGTCACCGAGGAGTTCATGCTCGAGGAGGAGGCTGTCCTCGAAGCCTACCGGAACGCGTGCGACGACCTCGCCGAGGAGATCGAGATTCTCTTCGACCGCTCGACGGCCTACAGCCTGATCGACCCCGACGACGACACGTTCGAGGACATCTGCGGGATGCTCGACGAGGTCGCCGACGAGGTTTGGCGGGCCGACGACGTGCTGGGGTGGGTGTACGAGTACTACAACCGTCCCGTCGTCGAGGCGCTCGACGCGAAGAACACGCTCGAACCGGAGGACGTGGGGCCGGCGAATCAGTTCTACACGCCCCACTGGGTCGTCCGGATGCTCACCGACAATTCCCTCGGCAAGCTCTATCTCGAGGCCACCGAGCAGGAGTCGGCAGTACCGGAGCCGGAGGCGCTCAGTCCCGAGAAGCGCAAGGAACGCTTGGTCACGCCGGAAGACAGCCCGTCCGTTCCCGAACTCTGTACATACCTCATCCCGGACGAGGAGCCCGGCGCCGCTCCCGAGTTCGATCATCCGTCTGAACTGCGAGTCATCGACCCCGCCTGTGGGAGCGGTCACTTCCTCCTGTACGCATTCGACGTGCTGGAGCGAATCTGGTGGGAAGAAGAAGACGACCTCGACCGCGCCGAGATTCCGGCGAAGGTGCTGGAGCACAACCTCTACGGCGTCGACATCGACCTGCGCTCGTGCCAGCTCTCGGCGTTCAATCTGTATCTGAAGGCCCGGACGCGCGCCGAGGAGGAAGACGGCCAGTTTGAGATGCCCAACGTCGACATCGTCTGTGCGGACGCCCGCGTGGCGGAGGTCGAAGAGGGCGCCGAGGTGTTGGACGAAATCACTGGCGAGGGGACTGACCTGCGCGAGGCGCTTGGTGAGATCATTGAGACGTTCCAGCACACGGAGGCGCTCGGGAGCCTCCTCGACGTGAGTGGGACGCTTGAGGATGTATTCGAAAGTGGACAGACAGGATTGTCAGACTGGGGCGACGGGACGCACCAATCGCTAAACTCGTTCTTGAAGGCACTTCGGGAGGCCGTCGATGAGCGGTCGTCAGACTCTTTCGGCGAACAGAACCTCAAGAGTTTCCTGAATCTGCTGGTAGTGCTAACGCAAGAGTACGACGTTGCACTAATGAATCCGCCGTACGGAATGCGGGGTCGGATGCCTAATGGCGTCAAGTCCTATGTGAGTGACAACTACGAATATTACCAAGAGTATTATGTAAACTTCTTCGAGGTCTGTGAGCGGCTATCCAAGGGTAACGGCCGGGTCGGGATGCTCGTTCCTTGGTCGTTCATGTTCCGGAAGGTCTTCGAGAGCTTCCGAGTAGATTTCGTCGGCGACGACCGTTCGTTCGATTTTCTCGCCGAGTTTGGCTACGATGTTCTTGATAACGCAACCGTAGGGACTGTCGGGACGGTCGTTCGGACAGGGACTTCCGACGACAATACCGATGGGAAGTTCATTAGACTTCACGATGTTTCCAAATCTGAGAAAGAAAGAACGTATATTGACTCGGTATTCGAAGACGAGTACGACGGAACAATCAGACGAGTGTACACGCGTGATACTTCGGAATTCTCGCTTGTACCGGGCGCGTCAATTTCGTATTGGGTTCCGATGGAACTTCGTCGGCTATACAACTCTGAGGCGGTGTTAGACGCTGAAAACGGCGACCTCCCTGAAAAAACTAGTCTTAGCGATGTAAAGCAAGGTATCATCTCTGGAGACAATACGAGGTTTCTGAATAAGTTCTGGGAAGCACCGGAGGAGGGTATTTTGTTCCCACCCCTTTCCGACGGTGGAACAGACACATGGCTGCTTCCGCGAATCAAGGATAGGATTCTCTGGGAGAACGACGGAGCAGAGATCAAACGGTACTCAGGATCAAGGCCTCAGAACACGGACTTCTACTTTACCGAAGGAATCTCGTTTAACCGGAGGAAAAGGAGCGGTCGCCACTTCGGTTACATGCACCCCGACTCAATCTTCTCGGAGTCAGGAACCGCGCTGTTCCCGGAGAACTGCGACTCGTGGGCGCTCACCTCATACCTAAATAGTCGGCTGCTCACGTACCTCAAGTTAGCACAAACGTTCGAACGGAAGTGGGAGATCAGCACCGTTGCTCGACTCCCCGTCCCCGAGGTCGTCTTCGAGAATGAGGATGAACTCGCCGCGAACGCACGCGATCAAGTTGCCAATGTTCTCGCACGTCGGAGTACCGAGTTTACCTCACCACACTTCTCGGGTACACTTGCAGCACAGATGCTCGGGTACGGGAACCCCAACCCGCCGGATCACCCTCATCGGAGTCTCCTAGATGAGATCGATTGGGAGATACCATCCGAGGTAGAGCCTGAAACAAGCATCGAGGAGTTAGCGAAGCGCGGGGAAGAGTACTTGAAACGCCTCAACCGCAATCTGGAGCAGAGCGCAAGAGAAACAGACAAGCTACTGTTTGACCAACTTGATCTTGACGAGGATCTCCGGCGTGAAGTGCTTCAGGAGGTAGAACTACGAACGATCGACGACCCGCTGACCGAGTGGACTCGGGACGATTCTGGAGCGGAACGCGGGGATACCCCATCTGTCTCCCCAAGCGAACTTGCGCGCGATCTCATCCTTCAGTTTAGCATAGATATTGTCAGGAACAACGACGATGGCATCGTTCCCTTATCTAGCGTCGACGGCGAGGATGAACTCCTCACACACATTGAGTCGAAGTTCGAACACGTATGGGGCGAACACGCAACCGACCGCCTCGCGGAAGTTGACGAGGTACTTGGAAACCGTAGTGCCGGCGATGAGGCATATCCAAACCTCCGGGCGTGGCTCGAAGACGACCTGTTCGAGTACCACATCTCGAAGTTCGACCGGACGCCGATCCTCTGGCGCTTCTCGACTGAACGGCTCGTTTCCGACCCAGATGGCGAGGGATTCGGCTGTCTCGTTGACTACCACCAGTTAGACGCGAGTATCTTCGACCGCCTACAGAACCAGTATCTCGAACCCCGGCGAGCGTATCTCCGCGAACGACGGGCGGCGGCAAACAGTCGCCGTAACGATGAATCGCTCTCGGCCTCCGAGCGCGCCGACGCCGCCGAGGAGTACGAACGCTGCGAGAGCGGTCTCGAACAGCTCAGCGTGTTTGAAGAACAGCTTGGCGAACTTGCCGAGTCCAACCCCCGCGAGTGGCCCGACGGGAATCAGGAACTCGCCGCTGAGGCAGCCGAACGCGTCGCGGAGTTCCGGGAGCGGACAGCGTCACGGTTGAGCACTCTCGAAACACTCGCCGATCTGGAGGACGTGGATATGGAAGACCTGTTCAGCCCCTCGTTCTACGAGACTGTACAAGGGAACAAAGACGAGTGGATCAACGCGCTCGACGACCTGCAGGCTGCCTTCGAGGCCTACGCCGGGGATGGTTCCGAACCCGTTGAAGCTCATCTCTACGACCTCTTCGAGTACTACGACGATCTCGTCGGCTCCTCCCACTACGCAAGCAACGGGATTCTGTTCATGACGTACTACTTCGACCAGTTCGAGGACGCCGGACAGGCCCAAATCGGTGATGCTGGTGTCTCTGAACGTCAGCGGCTTCTCTCGGAACTCGCCGCCGACGTTGACGAGTACACGCAACTGGCCGAGGAGATCTCTGACGACTGCGACGAGGTCGCTGCAGACATCCCCGACGATTGGGAAGAGCGCGCGCTCTCAGAGGTGACGACTACCGGCTACCAGCCTGTCCACAAGCACGGCGTCGCGATCAACATCACGCCGCTCGCGGAGAAGGACATCGTCCCCGAAATCGTTGAGGACAAGGTGATCTGA
- a CDS encoding AAA family ATPase — translation MKLVDIEIQRYRSVREQSRETSIEFEGLDCIVGKNNAGKTNILSAIKYLLDNPDKSIDDELYWQKNRDQTVDVRGFFDVDEDDLDRIDDPEKRESVRDSLITVNGTEGVLGICKRIEAEDDFSTKTKLLQFLPESDRLSESHLKEYREEYWEKQKEQTGFSKADYKSKMREEFGEIADLIPNKKQRNKGVWLDKYWDYIDTRPEKLSFRIQPTEFKDSTKSVILNKLLPRLISIPAIKEVESATKRGGEFGDLVDQISSEVQDELDKQLQEKLDGFQPRTHPSIQQVESHISDHLSSTFEEQSVKFDFPNLSTEYLFRNADIQIQEEHIDSLSKENVGEGVKRTLIFSLLRTLADLREEKFTIGESDEVVKNARPLLILYEEAELFLHPSLQKTLLRTFDQLVGANAQILFSTHSPVLIQHETLDTINIARKNPHDGTEITQFHTVLRQQDEADKSRLTDLQSVSSYVFADKVLLVEGVSDRLVLKKLSKALDPRWDFDQRSIPVLNAGGKGDVCRFKRFLEELGIETFVVFDVDAAKQECESVVTDESIIEQIGQFQDEVDAEFTGPTYSVGDLDIETRTKPWDEAFDDLESLMTRIEEDEETTDDDARLIEKILSKCEKSEPPNHLWASDSVEEQRIRVVEELLDKNILLLSGDIEDYYPYDGGGKRESAIRFDPSCHSKEELNQRFQYLNTHDQSDLEVFFSSVFQTQTT, via the coding sequence ATGAAACTCGTCGACATTGAAATTCAGAGGTACCGCTCTGTTCGGGAACAGTCTAGGGAGACTTCAATCGAATTTGAAGGACTGGATTGCATCGTCGGCAAAAACAATGCCGGGAAGACAAATATACTGTCCGCTATCAAATATTTACTTGATAACCCCGATAAATCGATTGATGATGAACTCTACTGGCAGAAGAACCGAGATCAGACTGTTGATGTCAGAGGCTTCTTCGATGTTGACGAGGATGATTTAGATCGAATCGATGACCCCGAAAAGCGAGAATCCGTTCGGGATTCACTCATCACTGTAAACGGGACTGAGGGCGTCCTAGGAATCTGCAAACGGATTGAGGCAGAGGACGATTTCAGTACGAAGACCAAACTACTACAGTTTCTTCCCGAATCTGACCGACTCTCGGAATCACATCTCAAAGAGTATCGAGAGGAGTATTGGGAGAAGCAAAAAGAGCAAACTGGCTTTTCGAAAGCAGATTATAAGAGTAAAATGCGGGAGGAATTTGGGGAGATTGCAGACCTGATCCCCAACAAAAAGCAGAGAAACAAGGGGGTTTGGCTGGACAAGTACTGGGACTATATCGACACCCGACCAGAGAAGCTCTCATTCAGAATCCAGCCAACAGAATTTAAAGATAGTACAAAATCTGTAATCCTAAATAAACTCCTCCCCCGGCTAATCTCCATCCCGGCAATCAAAGAAGTCGAATCAGCAACCAAACGAGGAGGTGAATTCGGCGATCTTGTAGACCAAATCTCGTCGGAGGTACAGGATGAACTCGACAAGCAACTCCAAGAGAAGCTCGATGGTTTTCAGCCTCGAACCCACCCCAGTATTCAACAAGTCGAGAGCCACATCAGCGACCACCTCAGTAGCACCTTCGAAGAGCAGTCCGTCAAGTTCGATTTCCCCAATCTCTCCACTGAATACCTATTCCGAAACGCCGATATTCAGATACAGGAGGAGCATATTGACTCGCTCTCGAAAGAGAATGTCGGAGAGGGAGTGAAGAGGACGCTGATATTCAGTCTACTACGAACCCTCGCAGATCTTCGAGAAGAAAAGTTCACGATCGGGGAGTCAGATGAGGTGGTGAAAAATGCCCGTCCTCTATTGATCCTGTATGAGGAAGCAGAACTGTTTCTCCACCCCTCTTTACAGAAGACGTTGTTGAGGACGTTCGATCAATTAGTTGGTGCTAACGCACAGATCCTATTTTCTACCCACTCTCCAGTACTGATTCAACACGAGACACTGGACACGATCAATATCGCCCGTAAGAATCCGCACGATGGAACCGAGATAACACAGTTTCATACTGTCCTCCGTCAGCAGGATGAGGCAGACAAATCACGCCTTACCGATTTACAGAGTGTTTCGTCCTATGTGTTTGCCGACAAGGTGCTGCTCGTTGAGGGAGTTTCAGATCGGTTGGTACTGAAAAAGCTCTCCAAGGCTCTCGATCCGAGATGGGACTTTGACCAACGAAGTATCCCGGTATTGAACGCAGGTGGGAAAGGCGACGTTTGCCGATTTAAGCGATTCTTGGAAGAGTTAGGAATCGAGACTTTCGTCGTGTTCGACGTGGATGCCGCAAAACAAGAGTGTGAGTCAGTCGTTACCGATGAGTCTATAATAGAACAGATTGGGCAATTCCAAGATGAAGTGGATGCAGAGTTCACTGGCCCAACCTATTCTGTTGGTGATCTGGACATTGAGACTCGAACCAAGCCTTGGGATGAGGCATTTGACGATTTAGAGTCTCTGATGACTCGGATTGAGGAAGACGAAGAAACAACTGACGACGATGCAAGACTAATCGAGAAAATACTCTCGAAGTGTGAAAAATCAGAACCGCCGAATCACTTGTGGGCTTCAGATAGTGTCGAAGAGCAGCGTATCAGAGTGGTTGAAGAATTGTTAGATAAAAATATACTTCTACTTAGTGGAGATATAGAAGACTACTATCCATACGATGGAGGGGGGAAACGCGAATCTGCAATTCGATTTGACCCCAGTTGCCACTCCAAGGAGGAATTAAACCAGAGGTTCCAATATCTGAATACCCACGACCAATCAGATTTGGAGGTTTTCTTTAGTAGCGTATTCCAGACCCAAACGACCTGA
- the pglZ gene encoding BREX-5 system phosphatase PglZ encodes MQATKTLPDAAKDTIRSKFDRAESSDPIVLWWDDGNYLEDIIKQACNELGVQLKVAEKTPLELRADPVDGEQVWYVPHVKEPEDADGDFDWFRDVEHTGGEVQMSIEDLTVHAFERGQLDAWELKTATQADDPAKRREIARILHDQLTGGQLPTLEQLRTQIVTGGYTDPVAFVLENGWGDIDDSPDTIEQMQDLLTSEGVDAVASEDEPVGIVAATRRWAVAEWLIHAGADAERFPREFRAETAGDHDLPELKSLLNNTTSASLLADRYLGEAIWPDVVADVDDPWELAECIVDAALERRLWEEWHASFDAGDYEACLERAEERYDALLGSEDFRGTYRGAYGPDSPWTQTWEQAAEIARLAHQLETWDESATDDVVSLYADPDDGTWQIDNAVLNLVVAGEPESDLPDDHPATAALDDLRTQLQSEYVEYLEDLGDLVTETVEAGAPFVDEDHSYQFFTKESDGLESGQTVALFVIDALRLDLARRLADELRDYVATLPADAPEFAVDEDVWLGTLPSETEFGKAALTPGEIQMFGVSLVDGELQPLRNNRRVTTNRRESLLGGDGWTVTREEDDGWQSTRVAYFKNDIDDIGEKELSDLEAMLARRVDSLAEFIGTKLEQGEWDQAYVLTDHGFVLLPDNASPEKISRPAEASDSGRRWIAGEDVDEDSPGVLLDSSSRLGYLDANVSVLASPLKRFRKQGLGDARFYHGGLLPQEFVLDFISITQG; translated from the coding sequence ATGCAAGCAACCAAAACCCTCCCCGACGCCGCGAAAGACACCATCCGAAGCAAGTTCGACCGCGCCGAGTCGTCAGACCCGATCGTCCTCTGGTGGGACGACGGGAACTACCTCGAGGACATCATCAAGCAGGCCTGTAACGAACTCGGCGTTCAGCTGAAGGTCGCCGAGAAGACGCCGCTGGAACTCCGTGCCGATCCAGTTGACGGCGAGCAGGTCTGGTACGTCCCACACGTCAAGGAGCCCGAAGACGCCGATGGCGACTTCGACTGGTTCCGCGACGTCGAGCACACGGGCGGCGAGGTGCAGATGAGCATCGAAGACCTCACCGTCCACGCGTTCGAGCGCGGGCAACTCGATGCGTGGGAGCTGAAAACCGCGACGCAGGCGGACGACCCCGCGAAGCGCCGCGAGATCGCGCGGATTCTCCACGACCAGCTCACCGGTGGACAGCTCCCGACGCTCGAACAGCTCCGCACGCAGATTGTCACCGGCGGCTACACCGACCCGGTCGCGTTCGTGCTGGAGAACGGCTGGGGCGACATCGACGACAGCCCCGACACTATCGAGCAGATGCAGGACTTGCTGACCAGCGAGGGTGTCGACGCGGTCGCTAGCGAGGACGAACCGGTGGGGATCGTCGCGGCGACGCGTCGGTGGGCCGTCGCCGAGTGGCTGATCCACGCCGGCGCCGACGCCGAACGCTTCCCGAGGGAGTTCCGCGCCGAGACGGCCGGCGATCACGACCTCCCCGAACTCAAGTCGCTGTTGAACAACACCACCTCGGCCAGCCTCCTCGCCGACCGTTACCTCGGGGAGGCAATCTGGCCCGACGTCGTCGCGGACGTCGACGACCCATGGGAACTCGCGGAATGTATCGTCGACGCCGCGCTCGAACGCCGCCTCTGGGAGGAGTGGCACGCGTCCTTCGATGCCGGGGACTACGAGGCGTGTCTCGAGCGTGCCGAGGAGCGATACGACGCTCTGCTCGGGAGCGAGGACTTCCGTGGCACCTATCGCGGAGCCTACGGCCCGGACAGCCCGTGGACGCAGACGTGGGAACAGGCCGCGGAGATCGCTCGCCTCGCGCACCAGCTCGAAACGTGGGACGAGAGCGCAACCGACGACGTCGTCTCGCTGTACGCCGACCCCGACGACGGCACGTGGCAGATCGACAACGCGGTGCTCAACCTCGTCGTCGCCGGCGAGCCCGAGTCCGATCTCCCCGACGATCACCCCGCGACCGCCGCGCTCGACGACCTCCGGACGCAGCTCCAGTCGGAATACGTCGAGTACCTCGAAGACCTCGGCGACCTCGTCACGGAGACCGTCGAAGCTGGTGCTCCGTTCGTCGACGAGGATCACTCCTACCAGTTCTTCACGAAGGAGTCCGACGGCCTCGAAAGCGGGCAGACGGTCGCGCTGTTCGTCATCGACGCCCTTCGACTCGATCTCGCTCGCCGGCTCGCGGACGAGTTGCGCGACTACGTGGCGACGCTCCCGGCCGACGCCCCCGAGTTCGCCGTCGATGAAGACGTCTGGCTCGGAACGCTTCCCTCGGAGACCGAGTTCGGGAAGGCTGCACTCACGCCGGGTGAGATCCAGATGTTTGGTGTCTCGCTGGTCGACGGCGAGTTACAGCCGCTGCGAAACAACCGTCGGGTGACGACTAACCGCCGCGAGTCGCTGTTGGGCGGTGACGGCTGGACGGTCACTCGCGAGGAGGACGACGGCTGGCAGTCGACGCGTGTCGCCTACTTCAAGAACGACATCGACGACATCGGCGAGAAGGAACTCAGCGACCTCGAGGCGATGCTGGCCCGACGCGTCGACTCGCTCGCGGAGTTCATCGGCACGAAACTCGAACAGGGCGAGTGGGATCAGGCCTACGTGCTGACCGACCACGGGTTCGTCCTGCTCCCGGACAACGCGTCGCCGGAGAAGATTTCGCGCCCGGCGGAAGCATCCGACTCCGGGCGCCGATGGATCGCTGGGGAAGATGTGGACGAGGATTCGCCCGGCGTGCTACTCGACTCCAGTTCCCGACTGGGGTACCTCGACGCCAACGTCAGCGTCCTTGCGAGCCCACTCAAGCGGTTCAGAAAGCAGGGGCTCGGTGACGCGCGGTTCTACCACGGCGGACTGCTCCCACAAGAGTTCGTACTTGACTTCATTAGCATCACCCAAGGGTGA